A genomic window from Flavobacterium johnsoniae includes:
- a CDS encoding zinc-dependent metalloprotease, whose translation MKKELLYIFFIFCCASVNAQNDVLWQKVNSSSSLTRKASASDSNELYFRLNAELLNSKLVSATNKTAKSSSTEITIPNAEGNLERFSVWESSNFDPELQAKYPEIRAYQGIGIDDKSAKIYFSVAPIGMQTMVFRLEKQTEYIEQNPDDNSEYVLFKSADKADSKMRLDCKTTNLIAENKSSITGKTASSAKQYKTFRLALSCTGEYATFFGGTKAAALAGMNATMTRVNGVFDKDLSVKLILIANNDAVIYTDASTDPYSNAAQGTADPGGTWGQEVQTTLSTVIGNANYDIGHLFGASGGGGNAGCIGCVCVDPTTNTPLGKGSAYTSPSDRRPLGDTFDIDFVAHEMGHQLGGTHTFSYRAEGTGTHYEPGSGSTIMAYAGVTNNYDIQNNSDDYFSYGSIIQIQNNLEGKTCAVTTPITNNPPVINAGLDYTIPISTPFVLTGTGSDPEGNSITYTWEQFDSAITTTGPNSIAFATKPDGPMFRSFPPTASPVRYMPAFSSVLNNQLTTTWESVSSIPKTMNFTLTGRDITTEGTAQTSTDAMVVTVTSAAGPFAITSQNTENISWERGSTQTITWSVNNTNTLAGSSNVNIKLSVDGGLRFPTILASNTLNDGSETVLIPSGITPSTNCRILIEPVNNIYYALNKTPFAIGYAVSTSCNTYNFEGGYSTGNSSTFISKTVTVPSSVGTIYDVNVLVNVTHARFSDLEMQIVSPSGTIVSLFNRSCGNTNSTLSFQFDDSGIALNCSETAIQIVIPASELSVFNGEDPQGVWTFRVRDAIVGMLGTINSASVNICSKTYTLDTGDFKNIDFALYPNPNKGNFTIQFQRDSVKDIKVYVHDILGKYVYDKTFQGSGYFIQDIQLPGVPSGVYFVTITDGEKRTVRKIIVN comes from the coding sequence ATGAAAAAAGAATTACTCTATATATTTTTTATTTTTTGCTGTGCGAGTGTTAATGCCCAAAATGATGTTTTGTGGCAAAAAGTAAATTCGTCTTCATCGCTTACGCGAAAGGCAAGTGCTTCAGATTCAAATGAGTTATATTTTAGATTGAATGCTGAACTTCTAAATTCGAAACTAGTTTCTGCAACGAATAAAACTGCAAAAAGCAGTTCCACAGAGATAACAATTCCAAATGCGGAAGGAAATTTAGAACGTTTTTCGGTTTGGGAATCTTCTAATTTTGATCCAGAATTACAAGCAAAATATCCAGAAATCAGAGCCTATCAAGGAATTGGAATAGACGATAAAAGTGCTAAAATCTATTTTAGTGTTGCTCCAATCGGAATGCAGACAATGGTTTTTCGTTTAGAAAAACAAACCGAATATATAGAGCAAAATCCTGATGATAATTCGGAATATGTGTTGTTTAAATCGGCAGATAAAGCAGATTCTAAAATGCGTCTGGATTGTAAAACAACCAATTTAATTGCCGAAAATAAATCTTCGATTACAGGAAAAACAGCTTCAAGTGCTAAACAATATAAAACATTCCGACTAGCATTATCTTGTACAGGCGAATATGCGACCTTTTTTGGAGGCACTAAAGCGGCAGCATTGGCAGGAATGAATGCTACTATGACTAGAGTAAACGGAGTTTTTGATAAAGACCTTTCTGTAAAATTAATTTTAATTGCTAATAATGATGCTGTAATTTATACAGATGCATCTACAGATCCGTATTCTAATGCAGCTCAAGGAACCGCAGATCCAGGAGGAACTTGGGGGCAAGAAGTTCAAACCACATTGTCAACCGTAATTGGAAATGCTAATTACGATATCGGACATTTGTTTGGAGCGTCTGGCGGAGGTGGAAATGCTGGTTGCATTGGTTGCGTTTGCGTAGATCCAACGACTAACACTCCGCTTGGAAAAGGAAGTGCTTATACTTCTCCATCAGATAGAAGACCACTCGGAGATACTTTCGATATTGATTTTGTGGCTCACGAAATGGGGCATCAGCTTGGAGGAACTCATACATTTTCTTATAGAGCTGAAGGAACAGGCACACATTATGAGCCCGGAAGCGGTTCAACTATTATGGCCTACGCTGGTGTAACAAATAATTATGATATTCAAAACAATTCTGATGATTATTTCTCGTACGGAAGTATTATTCAGATACAGAATAATTTGGAGGGAAAAACTTGTGCCGTTACTACACCAATAACCAATAATCCTCCAGTAATTAATGCAGGATTAGATTATACGATTCCAATTAGTACACCATTTGTTCTAACAGGAACAGGCTCAGATCCTGAAGGCAATTCTATAACCTATACTTGGGAACAATTTGACAGTGCCATAACTACAACTGGGCCAAACAGTATTGCCTTTGCGACAAAACCAGATGGGCCAATGTTTAGGTCATTTCCTCCAACGGCATCTCCAGTCCGTTATATGCCAGCTTTTAGTTCTGTACTCAACAATCAGTTAACTACGACTTGGGAGTCTGTTTCTTCAATTCCCAAAACGATGAATTTTACTTTGACTGGAAGAGATATCACAACAGAAGGTACAGCTCAAACTAGCACAGATGCCATGGTAGTTACAGTGACTTCTGCCGCAGGACCGTTTGCTATAACCTCACAGAATACAGAAAATATTTCTTGGGAAAGAGGTTCGACACAAACCATTACTTGGAGTGTTAACAATACCAATACTCTTGCAGGATCATCAAATGTAAATATCAAATTATCTGTAGATGGTGGTTTGAGATTTCCTACCATCTTAGCTTCAAATACTTTAAATGATGGATCGGAAACTGTTTTAATTCCATCTGGAATTACACCATCTACCAATTGTAGGATCTTAATTGAGCCAGTCAACAATATTTATTATGCTTTAAACAAAACTCCTTTTGCAATTGGTTATGCTGTTTCTACTAGTTGCAATACGTATAATTTTGAAGGTGGTTATTCAACAGGCAATAGTTCTACTTTTATAAGTAAAACCGTAACAGTGCCATCTTCTGTAGGAACTATTTATGATGTAAATGTTTTAGTAAATGTAACCCATGCAAGATTTTCTGATCTTGAAATGCAAATTGTAAGTCCAAGCGGAACAATAGTAAGTTTGTTTAATAGAAGCTGTGGCAATACCAATTCGACATTGTCGTTTCAGTTTGATGATAGCGGAATTGCTTTAAATTGTAGCGAAACCGCTATTCAAATTGTAATTCCTGCTAGTGAGCTAAGTGTTTTTAATGGCGAAGACCCTCAAGGTGTTTGGACTTTTAGAGTACGAGATGCGATTGTGGGAATGCTAGGCACAATAAATTCTGCTTCGGTAAATATTTGCAGTAAGACTTATACTTTAGATACTGGAGATTTTAAAAATATAGATTTTGCTTTGTATCCAAATCCGAATAAAGGAAATTTTACGATTCAATTTCAACGTGACTCAGTTAAAGATATTAAAGTTTATGTTCATGATATCTTAGGAAAGTATGTATACGACAAAACATTTCAAGGTTCAGGATACTTT
- a CDS encoding bifunctional riboflavin kinase/FAD synthetase translates to MKLFHSINDFQSTKKTILTLGTFDGVHIGHKKILERITQNTENGKYESLVLTFFPHPRMVLQEKSEIKLLNTISEKTKLLEATGIENLVVHPFNESFSRLTAEEFVHTILVDKFQIQKIIIGHDHRFGRNRTANIDDLIAFGIEYGFEVEQISAQEIQDVSVSSTKIRKALIEGNMALANEYLGYDYFLNGTIVKGKQLGRTIGFPTANIHIEEDYKLIPKIGVYVVRAIVNEETVFGMMNIGFNPTVNGDKQTIEVHLFDFDKNIYDQNIEVSLLHYIREEQKFSSVDALKEQLNNDKNVAVNYINLL, encoded by the coding sequence TTGAAGCTCTTTCATTCTATAAACGATTTTCAGTCAACCAAGAAAACTATTTTAACTCTTGGCACTTTTGACGGCGTGCATATTGGTCACAAAAAAATTCTGGAAAGAATTACCCAAAATACTGAGAATGGAAAATATGAAAGCCTGGTTCTTACCTTTTTTCCGCATCCGCGAATGGTTCTTCAGGAAAAATCAGAAATTAAATTATTAAATACTATCAGCGAAAAAACAAAACTTCTCGAAGCAACCGGAATTGAAAATTTAGTTGTTCATCCGTTTAACGAAAGTTTCTCAAGACTTACCGCAGAAGAATTTGTTCATACTATTTTAGTTGATAAATTTCAGATTCAGAAAATAATTATCGGACACGATCACCGTTTCGGACGCAATAGAACTGCCAATATTGATGATTTAATCGCTTTTGGAATTGAATATGGTTTTGAAGTTGAACAAATATCAGCACAAGAAATTCAAGATGTTTCGGTAAGTTCGACCAAAATCAGAAAAGCATTAATAGAAGGCAATATGGCTTTGGCAAATGAATATTTAGGATACGACTATTTCTTAAATGGTACAATTGTTAAAGGAAAACAACTTGGGAGAACAATTGGTTTTCCTACCGCAAATATTCATATTGAAGAAGATTATAAACTGATTCCAAAAATTGGCGTTTATGTTGTAAGAGCAATTGTAAACGAAGAAACTGTTTTTGGAATGATGAATATTGGTTTTAATCCGACCGTAAATGGCGACAAACAAACAATCGAAGTCCATCTTTTTGATTTTGACAAAAACATTTACGATCAAAATATCGAAGTTTCTCTATTGCATTATATTCGCGAAGAACAGAAATTCAGTTCTGTTGACGCACTAAAAGAGCAACTCAATAACGATAAAAACGTTGCTGTGAATTATATAAATCTGCTTTAG
- a CDS encoding cupin-like domain-containing protein: MKLKQIERVKKISKADFISQYVKKQIPVVVEELTEDWPAYNKWKLSYMKEIAGNAIVPLYDDRPVNHEDGFNEAHTKMKMSDYIDLLEEKPTNYRIFLYNLMKEVPSLKDDFLWPDIGLKLVKQMPMLFFGGENSRVFMHYDIDYSNILHFHFHGEKQCMLFAPDQSKYMYKVPHALISREDIDFDNPDYEKFPALKNAEGYITNLKHGEMLYMPEGYWHYMKYLTPGFSMSLRSFPKNIVNLSKAAYNVFIMRHFDIMMRKIQGQKWIDYKNEKAITKTNENLQRTF; encoded by the coding sequence ATGAAATTAAAACAGATAGAAAGGGTAAAAAAAATCTCTAAAGCAGATTTCATTTCCCAATATGTAAAAAAACAAATTCCTGTTGTTGTAGAAGAACTGACCGAAGATTGGCCAGCTTACAATAAGTGGAAATTATCTTATATGAAAGAAATAGCAGGTAATGCTATTGTACCTTTATACGATGACAGACCTGTCAATCATGAAGATGGCTTTAACGAAGCTCATACCAAAATGAAAATGAGCGACTACATTGATTTATTAGAAGAAAAACCTACCAACTATCGTATTTTTCTTTATAATTTGATGAAAGAAGTTCCTTCATTAAAAGACGACTTTTTATGGCCTGATATAGGTTTAAAATTAGTAAAACAGATGCCAATGTTGTTTTTTGGAGGCGAAAACTCAAGAGTTTTTATGCATTACGACATTGATTATTCTAATATTCTACATTTTCATTTTCATGGAGAAAAACAATGTATGCTTTTTGCGCCAGATCAGTCAAAATATATGTACAAAGTACCTCATGCTTTAATTTCGAGAGAAGATATTGATTTTGATAATCCAGATTACGAAAAATTTCCAGCGCTCAAAAATGCAGAAGGTTACATTACAAACTTGAAACATGGCGAAATGCTCTACATGCCAGAGGGCTATTGGCATTATATGAAATATTTAACACCAGGTTTTTCGATGAGTTTGCGCTCTTTTCCAAAAAACATTGTCAATTTATCCAAGGCAGCCTATAATGTTTTTATAATGCGCCATTTTGATATTATGATGCGAAAAATACAAGGTCAAAAATGGATTGATTACAAAAATGAAAAGGCGATAACCAAAACGAATGAAAATCTACAGCGTACATTCTAA
- a CDS encoding T9SS sorting signal type C domain-containing protein codes for MKRTLLIPNTFSSISISQTHAGVQLKLGPSLKLNFFLILILSLFYTSTKAQTITHTFPTGGNLNLPAGMDQVTLEGWGAGGAGGAAITGFLIGRSGGGGGGGAYAKGTINTSAVQSLTLVVGGVTAGGSGNGANGGASYATGFTGFFNAGGGTGGNANLSDTAVPSGGNGGIATGNITATNGQNGTAGGSSAAGLLLVSGGGGNAANLGTGAGGTGGLSLSSLAIAISVGNNGNPYGGGGGGAISSGAVQNGGSGAQGYLTATYTCKTYSLSTTNASNACTTGGTSTVNITGTPTSLPRGNYTVTYNRSSPSATGLTANFTVTTAGTGSFTAAGFSIVGNSTITITSLRSVDCTSTISVNNSVTISVTALPTITLGSIASVCSTAIVQNVNLPYSATTNVPTNYSITWSASPANSFVAVTNATLPASQISIAVPAGTAAGNYTGTLTVSNAGCVSTNYTITVPVIASPVAPTASAAQQPTCDVNTGTITVTSPASGTGFSYSLDGITFTNTTGVFAGLNPGTYNVRVRNNTTLCQSPTTPVIINPVVAKTWNGSLSANWGTSGNWTPAGVPLASDCVVIPQMTTSPIISGTDGVFFANRITIQNNGSLIVQSSNTLTVTNDVNVLGTGSLVFENNSSLVQISEAVNTGNITYKRNSKPIRRYDATYWSSPVTRVPAFTLQEFSPNTLLDKYYKYVPNTGWVVILNGTEEMVKGNGYNIRAPQPYDANTAAIYGGVFTGVPNNGTILGPNAVAQKSNLLGNPYPSAIYADRFIVDNAANYYGTLYFWTHNSLPVLNPADGKYYYNNNDFAFYNLSGNTTVGSMTGTGATTPGNTEAPLGYIAAGQGFIATSKTGQRAVFTNSMRVSSHNGQFFKSNQSEFERHRVWLNFSNTQGAFKQILIGYIEGATDLWDDNYDAATLDANPLLDFYSINGLIKLTIQGRAIPFEEADKVPLGYRSSIAGDFTIGIERTDGNLSKQNIYLEDKTTNTIHDLKAGAYSFTTAIGVFNERFVLRYTNKNLATNDFAGLDKNVLVSVKDKNIKLQAISDAENLKEMTIYDIGGKLLYQKENIDNKELLITNLPPTHQVLLVKVTLSNGYTVTKKIIF; via the coding sequence ATGAAAAGAACTTTACTTATACCAAATACTTTTTCAAGTATTTCAATTTCACAAACTCATGCTGGAGTACAGTTAAAATTGGGACCAAGTTTGAAATTGAATTTTTTTCTGATTTTAATTCTATCATTATTCTATACTTCAACAAAAGCGCAAACGATAACTCATACCTTTCCGACTGGAGGAAATTTAAATCTTCCTGCGGGAATGGATCAAGTAACTTTAGAAGGCTGGGGAGCTGGAGGAGCCGGAGGAGCCGCAATTACTGGTTTTTTGATAGGTAGAAGTGGCGGCGGCGGCGGCGGTGGAGCCTATGCAAAAGGAACTATCAACACATCTGCAGTGCAAAGTTTAACTCTTGTAGTCGGTGGAGTTACAGCTGGAGGATCTGGAAATGGAGCTAATGGAGGAGCATCTTATGCAACTGGTTTCACAGGTTTTTTTAATGCAGGTGGTGGCACAGGAGGTAATGCCAATCTTAGTGATACTGCTGTTCCTAGCGGTGGAAATGGAGGAATAGCTACTGGAAATATCACAGCAACTAACGGACAAAACGGAACAGCTGGAGGAAGTTCAGCTGCGGGATTACTTCTTGTTTCGGGAGGAGGAGGTAATGCAGCTAATCTTGGAACAGGTGCAGGAGGTACAGGAGGACTATCACTTAGTTCGTTAGCTATAGCAATCTCTGTTGGAAATAATGGGAACCCTTACGGCGGCGGCGGCGGCGGTGCAATAAGCTCAGGAGCTGTACAAAATGGTGGAAGCGGAGCACAAGGTTATCTTACGGCAACTTACACTTGCAAAACGTATAGTCTAAGTACGACAAATGCGTCCAATGCTTGTACTACTGGCGGAACTTCAACAGTTAATATAACTGGTACTCCTACAAGTTTGCCAAGAGGAAATTATACTGTTACTTACAATAGAAGCAGTCCTTCAGCTACAGGTTTAACAGCTAATTTTACGGTAACAACTGCTGGTACTGGTAGTTTCACGGCCGCTGGATTTTCTATTGTTGGAAACAGTACAATAACAATTACTAGTCTAAGATCGGTAGATTGTACGTCAACAATTTCAGTTAATAATTCCGTTACAATTTCAGTTACTGCTCTGCCAACTATAACACTTGGATCTATTGCTTCAGTATGTAGTACTGCAATTGTTCAAAATGTAAATTTACCTTATAGCGCAACAACGAATGTGCCAACCAATTATAGCATTACATGGAGTGCATCACCGGCCAATAGTTTTGTGGCTGTTACCAATGCAACTTTGCCTGCAAGTCAAATAAGTATTGCAGTGCCAGCAGGAACGGCGGCAGGAAACTATACTGGAACTCTTACGGTAAGCAACGCAGGTTGTGTATCTACAAATTACACTATTACAGTACCAGTTATTGCTTCGCCTGTAGCGCCAACAGCTTCTGCAGCTCAACAACCAACTTGTGATGTTAACACAGGAACTATAACGGTAACATCGCCTGCATCTGGAACTGGTTTTTCATATAGTCTTGACGGAATTACTTTTACCAATACCACTGGAGTATTTGCTGGCTTAAACCCAGGAACCTATAATGTAAGAGTTAGAAATAATACCACACTTTGTCAATCGCCAACTACTCCAGTTATTATAAATCCTGTAGTTGCTAAAACTTGGAATGGTAGTTTAAGCGCAAATTGGGGTACGTCTGGAAACTGGACTCCGGCGGGAGTTCCGTTAGCATCAGATTGTGTTGTTATTCCACAAATGACAACAAGTCCAATTATTTCTGGAACAGACGGAGTGTTTTTCGCGAATAGAATAACGATACAGAATAATGGTTCTTTAATTGTACAAAGCAGTAATACTTTAACGGTTACCAATGATGTAAATGTATTGGGAACTGGCTCTCTTGTTTTTGAAAATAATTCTAGTTTAGTGCAGATTTCAGAAGCTGTTAATACGGGAAATATTACCTATAAAAGAAATTCAAAACCAATAAGACGTTATGATGCAACTTATTGGTCTTCTCCAGTTACTCGTGTGCCTGCTTTTACGTTACAAGAATTTTCTCCAAATACTTTGCTGGACAAGTATTATAAATATGTTCCAAATACTGGTTGGGTTGTGATTTTAAATGGAACCGAAGAAATGGTTAAAGGAAACGGTTATAATATTCGAGCTCCTCAACCTTACGATGCTAACACAGCTGCAATTTATGGAGGAGTATTTACTGGAGTTCCTAATAACGGAACCATTTTAGGTCCAAATGCAGTTGCTCAAAAATCAAATTTGCTTGGAAATCCTTATCCTTCGGCAATTTATGCAGATAGGTTTATTGTCGACAATGCAGCCAATTATTATGGAACACTTTACTTCTGGACTCATAACTCTCTTCCAGTACTTAACCCAGCTGATGGGAAATATTATTATAATAATAACGATTTTGCTTTTTATAACCTTTCTGGAAACACAACTGTTGGATCGATGACGGGAACTGGAGCTACAACTCCCGGAAATACAGAAGCTCCATTAGGATACATTGCGGCAGGACAAGGGTTTATTGCAACATCAAAAACTGGACAAAGAGCTGTTTTTACAAATTCAATGAGAGTGTCAAGTCATAATGGCCAGTTTTTTAAATCGAACCAAAGCGAATTTGAAAGACATCGTGTTTGGCTGAATTTTTCTAATACTCAAGGCGCCTTTAAACAAATATTAATTGGTTACATCGAAGGTGCAACAGATTTATGGGATGACAATTACGATGCAGCAACTTTAGATGCAAATCCTTTACTTGATTTTTATAGCATAAATGGACTGATTAAATTGACTATTCAAGGTCGTGCAATACCATTTGAAGAAGCAGATAAGGTTCCGTTAGGATATAGATCTTCAATTGCAGGAGATTTTACAATTGGAATAGAACGTACAGATGGCAACTTGAGCAAGCAGAACATATATTTAGAAGATAAAACGACAAACACAATTCATGATCTTAAAGCAGGAGCTTATTCATTTACTACTGCTATAGGTGTCTTTAATGAACGTTTCGTATTGCGCTACACCAATAAAAATTTGGCAACGAATGATTTTGCTGGTCTTGATAAAAATGTATTGGTTTCAGTAAAAGATAAAAATATCAAACTGCAAGCAATATCGGATGCAGAAAATCTTAAAGAAATGACCATTTATGATATTGGAGGAAAATTGCTATATCAAAAAGAGAATATTGATAATAAAGAATTACTAATTACAAATTTACCTCCAACGCATCAAGTTTTACTAGTGAAAGTAACTCTAAGCAATGGATATACGGTTACTAAAAAAATAATATTCTAG